A window of the Thermococcus alcaliphilus genome harbors these coding sequences:
- a CDS encoding FKBP-type peptidyl-prolyl cis-trans isomerase, with protein MKVAKKDVIRLHYTGKIKETGEIFDTTYEDVAKEAGIYSEKGIYGPVPIAVGAGHVIKGLDEALEGLEVGKKYTIELPPEKAFGKRDPKLIKTFTIGQFRRQGIYPFPGLDVEIETESGKKLKGRVMSVSSGRVRVDFNHPYAGKTVVYEVEILEKIDDPIEKVKALIELRIPRIDFEKVQIEVGENDVKIDFGEQTIDPRTLVLGEILLESDLKFLGYEKIEFKPSVEELLKPPEAKVEEELEEEAKEEMKAETEEKAEETKEEAEETTETVKEETTKEEKVEEKEEKPEESEEAPKESEENKE; from the coding sequence ATGAAAGTTGCAAAGAAAGACGTAATAAGGCTCCACTACACCGGAAAGATAAAAGAAACAGGAGAGATATTTGACACGACTTATGAGGATGTTGCAAAGGAAGCCGGAATCTACAGCGAGAAGGGAATTTACGGGCCAGTTCCGATAGCAGTTGGTGCTGGACACGTTATAAAAGGCCTTGATGAAGCCCTCGAAGGCCTAGAAGTTGGAAAGAAGTACACCATTGAGCTCCCGCCAGAGAAGGCATTTGGAAAGAGAGACCCAAAGCTCATAAAGACATTCACAATCGGCCAGTTTAGAAGACAGGGCATCTATCCCTTCCCGGGACTTGATGTGGAAATCGAGACGGAGAGCGGAAAGAAGCTCAAGGGCAGAGTAATGAGCGTATCCAGCGGTAGGGTTAGAGTTGACTTCAATCATCCATACGCTGGAAAAACCGTCGTTTATGAAGTTGAGATACTTGAAAAAATAGACGACCCAATAGAGAAAGTGAAAGCCCTAATTGAGCTCAGAATCCCAAGAATAGACTTTGAGAAAGTGCAGATCGAAGTTGGCGAAAACGACGTTAAAATAGACTTTGGAGAGCAGACAATAGACCCAAGGACTCTCGTTTTAGGCGAAATCCTTCTTGAGAGCGACCTCAAGTTCCTTGGGTATGAGAAGATTGAGTTCAAGCCAAGTGTCGAAGAGCTTTTGAAGCCACCAGAGGCCAAGGTTGAGGAGGAACTCGAAGAGGAAGCCAAAGAGGAAATGAAAGCAGAAACAGAAGAAAAAGCTGAGGAAACAAAAGAGGAAGCCGAGGAGACAACGGAAACAGTAAAGGAAGAGACAACAAAAGAAGAAAAGGTCGAAGAAAAAGAGGAAAAACCAGAAGAAAGCGAAGAAGCCCCAAAAGAAAGTGAGGAGAATAAAGAGTGA
- a CDS encoding prolyl oligopeptidase family serine peptidase produces the protein MEDPYIWMENLSDERILKFIEEENTRFREFLGDLPDKLIEEVREHYYLPNVVEAHITERGTFVRINEKGRQAIKILETNEVIVDSKQLEEELKDEILLQNFTVDREGERLAYSFSIGGADEGITKIVDLEKGEVIEEIKPSLWNIVFLDDGYYFARFYRKGKTPDGVDAPAERIFLKKGGEERMVFGEGLGSGYFMSIRKSNYGNYALITLSLGWNKSEIYFGPLEEPKKWGKVYSSEVPAYPIDYVDGKLYIYTREGKGLGKVIAIENGNVREVIPEDEFPLEWAIIAGDKILAGYLVHASSLLKVFTLDGELLEEIKFDMPGQVQPLDTDGEKAILRYESFTIPYRLYLFKERLELIDEVKVEGSFKVGEDFATSKDGTRVHYFTVKGEKDEKKAWVFGYGGFNIALKPRFFPHAIPFIKRGGTFVMANLRGGSEYGEEWHRAGMRENKQNVFDDFIAVLEKLKKDGYKVAAWGRSNGGLLVSAVLIQRPDVMDAALIGYPVIDMLRFHKLYIGSVWIPEYGNPDDPKDREFLLKYSPYHNVKPQKYPPTLIYTGLYDDRVHPAHALKFAKKLKDLGAPVYLRVETKSGHMGASPETRIKELTDLLAFVVKTLEIRV, from the coding sequence ATGGAAGACCCCTATATCTGGATGGAAAACCTAAGTGACGAGAGGATTTTAAAATTCATAGAAGAGGAAAATACCCGCTTTAGAGAGTTCCTGGGCGATTTGCCCGATAAACTCATCGAGGAGGTTAGAGAGCACTATTACCTCCCCAACGTCGTTGAAGCTCACATAACAGAGAGAGGGACTTTTGTAAGGATAAACGAAAAGGGAAGGCAGGCAATAAAGATTCTCGAAACAAACGAAGTCATAGTCGATTCAAAGCAGCTTGAAGAGGAACTTAAGGATGAAATTCTTCTGCAAAACTTCACCGTAGACCGAGAAGGGGAAAGGTTAGCGTACAGCTTCTCAATAGGCGGGGCTGATGAGGGCATTACAAAGATAGTTGACCTAGAGAAAGGCGAGGTAATTGAAGAGATAAAACCATCACTCTGGAACATCGTTTTCCTTGATGACGGCTACTATTTTGCACGCTTCTATAGGAAGGGAAAAACACCAGACGGAGTTGATGCTCCTGCGGAGAGAATCTTTCTCAAAAAGGGCGGAGAAGAAAGGATGGTCTTTGGGGAAGGGTTAGGCTCAGGATACTTTATGAGCATCCGCAAGAGCAACTACGGTAATTATGCGTTAATAACGCTCTCACTAGGGTGGAACAAGAGCGAGATTTACTTTGGTCCCCTTGAAGAGCCGAAAAAATGGGGAAAGGTGTATTCAAGCGAAGTTCCAGCGTATCCAATTGATTACGTGGATGGAAAACTTTACATTTACACAAGGGAAGGAAAGGGACTCGGCAAGGTCATTGCCATTGAAAATGGAAACGTAAGAGAAGTCATCCCAGAAGACGAGTTCCCGCTGGAGTGGGCTATAATTGCTGGCGATAAAATCCTTGCCGGCTATCTCGTGCATGCTTCATCACTGCTGAAGGTCTTCACCCTCGATGGGGAACTTCTTGAGGAGATTAAATTTGACATGCCCGGACAGGTTCAACCCCTAGACACCGACGGAGAAAAGGCAATACTGAGGTATGAGAGCTTTACAATCCCATATCGCCTCTATCTCTTCAAAGAAAGGCTTGAGCTGATTGATGAAGTGAAAGTTGAAGGTAGCTTTAAGGTTGGCGAAGACTTTGCAACGTCAAAGGATGGAACTAGGGTACATTACTTCACTGTAAAAGGAGAAAAAGACGAAAAGAAGGCATGGGTCTTTGGCTACGGCGGCTTTAACATTGCCCTAAAGCCCAGGTTCTTCCCACATGCAATACCGTTCATAAAGCGCGGTGGAACCTTTGTAATGGCAAACCTCAGGGGAGGAAGCGAATACGGTGAAGAGTGGCACAGAGCTGGAATGAGGGAGAACAAACAGAACGTCTTTGACGACTTTATTGCAGTTCTCGAGAAGCTCAAAAAAGATGGCTACAAGGTTGCCGCCTGGGGAAGAAGCAACGGCGGTCTTTTGGTTTCAGCTGTTTTAATCCAGAGACCGGACGTCATGGATGCCGCTTTAATAGGGTATCCGGTTATAGACATGCTGAGGTTCCATAAACTTTACATCGGAAGCGTATGGATTCCCGAATACGGCAACCCGGATGACCCAAAGGACAGGGAGTTTCTCCTTAAGTATTCCCCATATCACAACGTAAAGCCCCAAAAGTATCCCCCGACATTAATCTATACCGGCTTGTACGATGACAGAGTTCACCCCGCACATGCACTTAAGTTCGCAAAGAAGCTCAAAGACCTTGGAGCTCCCGTTTATCTGAGGGTAGAAACAAAGAGCGGACACATGGGGGCTTCACCAGAGACGAGGATTAAAGAACTGACAGATCTGCTCGCTTTCGTGGTTAAGACCTTGGAGATTAGGGTTTAG
- the mrtA gene encoding CPBP family archaeomyxosortase MrtA, translating into MKRIITLYAFAGFLILINYRLGRNIYEWAFYDVLFYVVIPLIAAYLLGFKPNELGFKIGKRDGYIWALALFLLSLPISVYASQLENFKAYYPIFAYSSWEDFLLKELLIGVIMFAHEAFYRGIILFPLARKNELAAIIAQNIPYTLVHIGKPPLEIPYSFIAGIVFAKMDLKSESFLPSFLLHWIGAVVFDILCTIGA; encoded by the coding sequence TTGAAGAGGATAATCACCCTTTATGCCTTTGCTGGCTTTCTTATTTTGATTAACTATCGATTGGGGAGGAACATCTATGAGTGGGCGTTCTACGATGTCCTCTTCTATGTGGTTATACCTCTCATCGCTGCTTATTTACTTGGCTTCAAACCCAACGAGCTCGGCTTTAAAATAGGGAAAAGAGATGGCTATATCTGGGCTCTTGCCCTCTTTCTCCTCTCTCTTCCTATAAGTGTTTATGCCTCCCAGCTAGAAAACTTCAAGGCGTATTACCCGATATTTGCCTACTCTTCTTGGGAAGATTTCCTCCTTAAGGAGCTTTTGATTGGCGTTATCATGTTTGCTCACGAGGCATTTTACAGGGGGATTATCCTCTTCCCCCTTGCAAGAAAAAACGAATTAGCTGCCATAATTGCCCAAAACATCCCATACACTCTCGTTCACATAGGCAAACCGCCATTGGAAATCCCATATTCCTTCATAGCAGGAATAGTCTTTGCAAAAATGGATCTAAAGAGCGAAAGCTTTCTGCCGAGCTTCCTTCTTCACTGGATTGGTGCGGTTGTTTTTGACATCCTCTGCACTATAGGAGCCTGA
- a CDS encoding ATP-binding cassette domain-containing protein, which produces MIIRGKVVGSEVPRFKHRWFGVLEVDAGERYKLYMSGIAQWFVTGDEVEIHIKNKSKKGNVLDFDDYELYKFYEGDKIKVWPLWEKEYEAKRFSPLTGELLYTYRIRAREATYESDFEAIAELEQYHYASQKERVALWRCENNHIFEANTKQPCPVCGSEDVHILEIKGSTPASRFLLLELENREEYEPRILAYVRVDPPIPLMHRRLPNGEIEKNIREKVFPEEWFKPSFWPEKIMKELYEELKKKHTKKIARHLLWEKAKWQALRESNTAGARIARVVVHPDYRSDGLGQLSVKAALEWISERRVPEMRKRKHIVETIAQMARFNPFFEKVGFKFLWETASGRPVLFYPLTEEAKEYIERFLREDSYAPKDGRLWKPSYGKVESLKGSIVFENVSKVFESELDIKGLPEEIRFLLEAFGVRHRVIQRPVLRNLNFEIKPGEIVAVVGASGAGKTTLIRLLLGAALGYWEEKYRPTSGEIKVPENVKVSALLPGEQEPTFGSESILEHVYRKIGDLNAAVEVLNRSGLSDAVLYRAKFSELSTGQKERAKIASLLAEKPNLLLMDEFAAHLDTLTAMRVAKKVSEILREAGITALIITHRPEVVKALDPDKVLFVGYGTAKLTDQF; this is translated from the coding sequence ATGATAATTAGGGGAAAGGTCGTGGGGAGTGAAGTCCCTCGCTTCAAGCACAGGTGGTTTGGAGTTCTTGAGGTAGATGCCGGGGAGAGGTACAAGCTGTACATGAGCGGTATCGCTCAATGGTTTGTAACGGGGGATGAAGTTGAGATACACATCAAGAACAAATCCAAAAAAGGTAATGTGCTCGACTTTGACGATTATGAGCTCTACAAGTTTTACGAAGGGGACAAAATAAAGGTCTGGCCGTTGTGGGAAAAGGAGTATGAGGCGAAGCGCTTTTCTCCCCTGACTGGAGAGCTTTTGTACACCTATAGGATAAGGGCAAGGGAAGCAACTTATGAAAGCGACTTTGAGGCAATAGCGGAGCTTGAGCAGTATCACTACGCCTCACAAAAGGAGAGGGTTGCCCTCTGGAGGTGTGAGAACAACCACATCTTCGAGGCAAACACGAAGCAGCCGTGCCCGGTCTGTGGAAGTGAAGACGTTCACATCCTCGAGATTAAGGGTTCCACTCCAGCCTCGAGGTTTCTGCTCCTTGAACTTGAAAACAGGGAGGAATATGAGCCTAGGATTTTGGCTTATGTAAGAGTTGACCCGCCTATTCCGCTAATGCACCGTCGTTTGCCCAATGGAGAAATAGAAAAGAATATAAGAGAGAAGGTTTTTCCAGAGGAGTGGTTTAAGCCCTCCTTCTGGCCGGAGAAAATCATGAAAGAGCTTTATGAAGAGCTCAAGAAAAAGCACACAAAAAAGATTGCACGCCATTTGCTATGGGAGAAGGCTAAATGGCAGGCTTTAAGAGAAAGCAACACGGCTGGAGCTAGAATAGCGAGGGTCGTTGTGCATCCGGACTATAGAAGCGACGGGCTTGGACAGCTCAGCGTTAAAGCTGCCCTTGAGTGGATAAGTGAGAGAAGAGTCCCGGAGATGAGGAAAAGAAAGCACATTGTAGAAACTATAGCCCAGATGGCCCGCTTCAATCCGTTCTTTGAGAAAGTTGGGTTTAAGTTTCTCTGGGAAACCGCAAGCGGAAGACCAGTGCTTTTCTACCCACTAACGGAGGAGGCTAAAGAATACATCGAAAGATTCCTCAGAGAAGACTCATATGCTCCCAAGGATGGTAGGTTATGGAAGCCGAGCTATGGAAAGGTTGAGTCCCTAAAGGGGTCGATAGTCTTTGAGAATGTTAGCAAGGTGTTTGAGAGTGAACTGGATATAAAAGGTCTTCCAGAGGAGATAAGGTTCCTTCTGGAAGCCTTTGGGGTTAGACATAGGGTAATACAGAGGCCTGTTTTGAGGAATTTAAACTTTGAAATTAAGCCTGGCGAAATAGTTGCGGTGGTTGGGGCAAGTGGAGCTGGAAAGACGACCCTCATTAGACTTCTCCTTGGCGCAGCACTTGGCTATTGGGAGGAGAAATACAGACCTACGAGTGGAGAGATTAAGGTGCCGGAGAACGTTAAGGTTTCAGCTCTACTGCCTGGAGAGCAGGAGCCTACTTTTGGTAGTGAAAGCATTTTGGAGCACGTTTACAGAAAAATAGGGGATTTAAATGCTGCCGTTGAAGTTCTAAACCGTTCTGGATTAAGTGATGCCGTTCTTTATAGGGCAAAGTTCAGTGAGCTCTCCACTGGCCAAAAGGAGAGGGCAAAGATAGCATCTTTACTTGCAGAAAAGCCAAATCTTCTGCTTATGGACGAATTTGCGGCACATCTTGACACTCTCACCGCTATGAGGGTCGCCAAAAAGGTAAGTGAAATTCTAAGGGAAGCTGGCATAACAGCTTTGATAATAACCCACAGGCCGGAAGTGGTCAAGGCCTTGGACCCAGATAAGGTTCTCTTTGTAGGCTATGGAACTGCAAAGCTAACTGATCAATTTTGA
- a CDS encoding DUF4097 family beta strand repeat-containing protein, translated as MIEVVEREYKVGVGTKLKIGNVNGTIKIEGYEGETIKLKAEKKWGLLGAEPKIKVKKEGNTLTIKVEQKKNFGINIGGSAVNFDIRVPKGVEIEKAGNVNGTISIKNVKKVGKVSTVNGNISIKNTSAEKISAVNGSITALLSRINNNVKISTVNGRIEAYIPKDADAVIKATTVNGKIDSEIPGELSKPPVHGPKSFSTVLGSGKYEVVLSTVNGNISLRLL; from the coding sequence ATGATAGAAGTTGTTGAGAGAGAATACAAGGTAGGAGTAGGAACAAAGCTGAAGATTGGAAACGTAAACGGCACCATAAAGATCGAAGGTTATGAGGGCGAAACTATAAAACTAAAGGCCGAGAAAAAGTGGGGGCTTTTAGGTGCAGAGCCAAAGATAAAGGTCAAAAAAGAGGGAAATACTCTTACGATTAAAGTTGAACAGAAAAAGAACTTTGGCATTAACATTGGAGGAAGTGCTGTTAACTTCGATATCAGAGTGCCAAAAGGCGTTGAAATAGAAAAAGCTGGAAACGTTAATGGCACAATATCCATAAAGAACGTTAAAAAAGTCGGGAAAGTCAGCACTGTGAATGGAAACATTTCCATAAAAAACACTTCTGCTGAAAAAATATCTGCTGTGAATGGTTCAATAACAGCTCTGCTGTCTCGCATAAACAACAATGTCAAGATTTCTACAGTTAACGGAAGAATTGAAGCCTACATTCCAAAAGATGCCGATGCAGTAATCAAAGCTACCACTGTTAACGGAAAAATAGACTCAGAGATCCCAGGGGAGCTTTCGAAGCCCCCGGTTCATGGACCAAAATCTTTCAGTACTGTTCTTGGAAGCGGTAAATACGAGGTTGTGCTATCTACCGTAAACGGCAACATCTCCCTCAGGCTCCTATAG